The genomic DNA CACTTGCAGGCTTTGCAAAGATCGCTTCCAGAACTTCATCAACAGCTCACCACGAGGCAGAATCTGAAAATCAGATCGGATTCGATTCTGGCGATTCACGACAACAATTCTCGCCAATCAACAATCCGTTCTGAAGCCCACACACCAACACCCTCAATGAGTCACTCGCCGAAATCATCGGAATGAGATGGAGAACACCCCTGAATAACCGTTATTATCGAAACACCTTCACTGGTGGATCTCTCAACTATTCGACAAATTACATTTTGCAACATGGTTTGTAACAGGTTATCGTGATTCACTAGGGGGAACAGACACCATTTGCCGATTTTAATAACGCAAACACGTTAGTTTGCGCATTGAATTCGGCTCCCGGAAATGTCGCAGCGAATCTGATCAGGGTGAATGTTCGAAAGTTATGAACGAACCGAAAGAGGCAATTTCGATCTCTTCTCAGAAGCTTCTGGAGCCAACAACTTCAGTGGCGGCTTCGGCAATTCTACATCTCACACTGATCGCCACACTGGCATTTGTAGCACTCCCGACTCAGAACAAAGATTCGGTCAACACGATCGCTGCAAACTTCTCTCCGATCTCGACGGAAGTTGATCCAATCCAGATCGAACAAGAAACTTTCAACAACGACATTAGCAGTTCATCCGGAGCGTCTGAGGCTCTGGATAAAAAATTTCTCTCGACCGTGACAAACGCCCCCATCGATGCGACTCCAGATGTCACTCAAGCAACAACGCTCGATCTGGCGAACATCGGCCAGGCAGCCGGGAACATGTCTGAGAATATTTCATCGATGCTGAAAAGCTCTGAGGCGAACAGAGGCGGTCAGGGTGATGGAGGAGAAGGTTCAGGCCAGGGGAACGGTGACTTCTTTGGACTGAATCTGAACGGAACCAGTGTGGTCTTTGTCGTGGATGCTTCGAGCAGCATGAATCATCCATTCCCAGATCCGTACAAAACACGGTTCGGCAGAGTGAAAGTGGAATTAGTCCGTACCATTGGACGCATGACTGAATCCGAAAAATTCTTCATGATCTTCTTTCATGACATCGCAGTTCCCATGCCGGCACATCGATTGGTCAGTGCCACGCCTGCGAATCAAAAAACATATCTCACCTGGATGGCACCCGGACAGGCTACTGGAACCACGGAACCTGAAGCCGCGTTACACATGGCACTTAAGTTGCGTCCAGAAGTGATCTACTTTCTGACCGATGGGCGTTTCCACTTCAGCGTTGTCAAAAGCGTGACGAAAGCGAATCGGGATCGCATCACAATAAACACGATCTGCTTCGGTGATGCTGAAGGCGAAAAAATGCTGAAACAACTCGCTGCCAGCAATGGGGGTGTCTACAAGTATGTTCCAGACACAGCGACAGAACCAGCCCCGGAATCAGAACCGTCCAAAATCTCGAAGCGAGCAGAATCTGAGGTGATCGAGATTCCGAAGTGATGCGGTTTGCAATTGCGTGTATGATTCGAGAAGATTTCCAATGTCCCGATTTTTTTCATCTCATCACGCCGTCTCTTTATGCTGCATTCGAACCCGTTACTCCCCCTTGGTCGTGTCCTCCTAATACTGTTCGCAATCACCTCTTCTGGCAATTCTGAAGAGCAGGCTCGCCCAACGAATGTTGCGCAACGTAGCGACTTCCACAACTCGCGAATCAGTTTTGAACGTGATCAAGCTGGTCATGTCGCGTTTATTGGCGGATCGATCACCGAGATGAATGGGTATCGGCCGATGGTGATGGACTACCTGACCCAGCGATTTCCTGAGACAGAATTCACCTTCACGGATGCCGGGATTTCGTCTACCTGTTCAACTGCCGGAGCATTTCGCTTGCGAAATGACGTCTTGGTGCATGGAAAGGTCGATCTTCTTTTTATCGAATTTGCAGTCAACGACGATCAGGATGCGGCTCATTCTCTCGAACAAGCTCGTCGGGGAATGGAAGGTTTAATCCGCCACACGCTTCAGCATTCCCCCACGGCTGAGATTGTTGTCACTTATTTCGTGAATCCGGAGATGCTGGAGAAACTTCAACGAGGCGAAACACCTGTTTCGATTCAAGCTCATGAATCTGTCGCACAACATTACGGGGCGACGACAATTCACCTCGCTCAAGAAGTTGCAGACCGAATCGACGAGAAGAAACTGACCTGGAAAGATTATGGGGGTGTCCACCCTGCCCCATTCGGGAACGCCATCCCGACCAGCATGATCGCAAAGACTCTCGAATCTGCCTGGGCAAATGAACTCCCAGCGAATGCAAAGCAAACACCTAAAAAACTTCCAGAACTCCTCGATCCGCAAAGTTATACCAGTGGTGATTACGTCCCGCGAGAAGATCTAAAGCTCGGGCCGGGGTGGAACATTCAAGCTCCTGACTGGAAAACGATTGAAGGTTCGGTTCGCAGCCGTCATCAAAATCGAGATCTCATAACTTGCACAGTTCCGGGAAGCGGGCTGTCGTTTTCATTCACCGGAAGTGCCGTGGGAGTCGAATGTGTCGCCGGTCCCGATGCTGGAACTCTGGAATACAAAATCGACTCTGGCGATTGGCAGGAACTCAACCTTTCACATCGTTATAGCAAGGGGCTGCACTATCCTCGAACAGTCCTCTTTGATGACCAATTGAAAAACGTAAAGCACACGATCAGCGTTCGTCTTTCTTCAAAAGAGTCGGATTATGGATTGAAACCGGCTGTCCGCATTCTGAATTTTGTGGCCAACTGATTCCATGAAGACGGTCACTCTGCTTTTTGAAAAACTTTCTGCCGCATCATTGGGATGCTATGGCAGTGGCTTCCCCACGCCAGGGATTGACGAGTTCGCAACTACTTCAGATCTCTTCACGAGCTGTTTTGCTGATCGATCTTGTGAACTGCTCGACGAATGGGTGAATTCAACAAACGTGACGCGGATCAACACTCTCGACGAGTGGGAGAATTTGGACTTCGAAGACCTGCTCCGGAATGACGAATGCCAATCTCAGAGACTCCAGTTCGGCAGTGAAATTCAACCAGCTGAAGCGGATGGCATTGTCTCAAAGCTACTAGAAGTGTTGGCCTCTTGCGATTCACCAACGGCAGTTATTCTGACAGCAATTGAAGGAGGGAACTACCAGGAATTCCAGACTGAAAACGACTCGTCGTCAAACGACACGTCCGCAAAAAAAACCTCCGCAGACGGCTTCACTGTTGGAGAGATCGAAGCACATGTCCCGCTCATAGTGAAGTTACCTCAACAAGAGTTTTCCCGTCGACGGATGGAGTTAATCACCACTTCGAAAATCCTCGAACTCGTTTCGAATCTTCTTGAGTCTCCAGAGGCCTATTCAAGCTGGAGAGATCAACTCGTGACTGGTCAGATCCAATATGCCTCGGAGCAGGAACGAGCCGTTCGAACTGAACACTGGTTGCTGATTCAATCACGTGAGGCCAAGGCAGACGACCGCGATTCCATGTTTTTGTTCCGAAAACCTGAAGATGTGTGGGAAATTCTGAATGTCGTTGACCAATACCCTCAGGTCATCGATAATTACATTGAGACTGGTCAACTTACGTATCCCGAAGACTAACAAACAGTCAAGCCTCTCCATTCGCGTGTCAATCGGTCAACATTAAAAGCAATCACCTGCTATGCACCCCGTTCTGAAAATGAGTGATCGAATCAGCTGCCTCCCGGTCGTTCACGGCAGTGGAGACTTTGCGATTCAAGTCCGCGAAACCATGCTTGGAGAAGCGTTCGATTGTCTCGCAGTTCCGCTCCCGGAGTCGTTTCAATACGACGTAGAACAGGGAGTCGCACACTTACCGAATGTAACCATTGTCGTTCAGGACGAATCAAAAGGATTCAACACCGAGTGGAGTCCAGAGGGGAACGACGAGGACGAGAAGAGCGCGAGCTATGTCCCGATTGATCCATGTCAACCTGTCATCGCTGCTATTCGTCTCGCGATGCAGGAGCATCTCCCGCGTTTCTTTATTGACCTGGAAGTTGAATCTTTCGAAGTCCAAACCGATCTCTTCCCTGATCCTTACGCCTTAAAACGAGTCAAGCCCGAACAGTATGCCGCTGCCGTTCTGCCATTTTTATCTCGACCGAAATCGCAAC from Thalassoglobus polymorphus includes the following:
- a CDS encoding vWA domain-containing protein produces the protein MNEPKEAISISSQKLLEPTTSVAASAILHLTLIATLAFVALPTQNKDSVNTIAANFSPISTEVDPIQIEQETFNNDISSSSGASEALDKKFLSTVTNAPIDATPDVTQATTLDLANIGQAAGNMSENISSMLKSSEANRGGQGDGGEGSGQGNGDFFGLNLNGTSVVFVVDASSSMNHPFPDPYKTRFGRVKVELVRTIGRMTESEKFFMIFFHDIAVPMPAHRLVSATPANQKTYLTWMAPGQATGTTEPEAALHMALKLRPEVIYFLTDGRFHFSVVKSVTKANRDRITINTICFGDAEGEKMLKQLAASNGGVYKYVPDTATEPAPESEPSKISKRAESEVIEIPK
- a CDS encoding SGNH/GDSL hydrolase family protein, producing the protein MLHSNPLLPLGRVLLILFAITSSGNSEEQARPTNVAQRSDFHNSRISFERDQAGHVAFIGGSITEMNGYRPMVMDYLTQRFPETEFTFTDAGISSTCSTAGAFRLRNDVLVHGKVDLLFIEFAVNDDQDAAHSLEQARRGMEGLIRHTLQHSPTAEIVVTYFVNPEMLEKLQRGETPVSIQAHESVAQHYGATTIHLAQEVADRIDEKKLTWKDYGGVHPAPFGNAIPTSMIAKTLESAWANELPANAKQTPKKLPELLDPQSYTSGDYVPREDLKLGPGWNIQAPDWKTIEGSVRSRHQNRDLITCTVPGSGLSFSFTGSAVGVECVAGPDAGTLEYKIDSGDWQELNLSHRYSKGLHYPRTVLFDDQLKNVKHTISVRLSSKESDYGLKPAVRILNFVAN